One window from the genome of Bacillus weihaiensis encodes:
- a CDS encoding urease accessory protein UreF has translation MANKQALFHLLQICDSNFPSGAFSHSFGLETYIQENKLTNKQEFYHALTQYLSLQFIYTDGLACKMVYEAIKSRNIQKVWEIDQELYALSLAKETREGNRRIGRQLVKVMNELYEIHALKDYQNKIKRKEAFGHSAIVFAMVSQHLQLDVRTALETYLFATTSSLVQNAVRGIPLGQTDGQRVLIDSQPFLTELVDKTLLLDEADFGASSIGLEIAQMIHEQLPVRLFMS, from the coding sequence ATGGCGAATAAACAAGCATTATTTCACCTGCTTCAAATATGTGATTCGAACTTTCCATCTGGAGCCTTTTCTCATTCATTCGGATTAGAAACCTATATTCAGGAAAATAAATTAACGAATAAACAAGAGTTTTACCATGCATTAACACAATATCTTTCTTTACAGTTTATCTACACGGATGGACTAGCTTGTAAAATGGTCTATGAAGCAATCAAATCAAGGAACATTCAAAAGGTATGGGAGATTGATCAAGAACTTTATGCTTTATCCTTAGCGAAAGAAACAAGAGAAGGAAATCGTCGGATAGGGCGCCAATTAGTAAAAGTAATGAATGAATTATATGAAATACACGCCCTAAAAGACTATCAAAATAAAATTAAAAGAAAAGAGGCTTTTGGTCATAGCGCCATTGTTTTTGCAATGGTTAGTCAGCATCTTCAATTAGATGTCAGAACGGCCTTAGAAACATATTTATTTGCAACGACTTCATCACTTGTTCAAAATGCAGTTCGAGGGATCCCATTAGGACAGACGGATGGTCAGAGGGTTCTGATTGATAGCCAACCTTTTTTAACCGAGCTTGTAGATAAAACATTACTTCTTGATGAAGCAGATTTTGGTGCCAGCTCAATTGGTCTTGAAATCGCTCAAATGATTCATGAACAGTTACCTGTTAGGTTATTTATGTCTTAA
- a CDS encoding urease accessory protein UreE translates to MIIEKVVGNVKTQEKQPHHVERVYLRSDDLLKKIQRVKTDHGNELGIRLRDAKELMDGDILFQNEKNAIIISVIEDDVIVIKPKSINQMGDIAHQLGNRHLPAQFNGDEMIVQYDYLVEKLLEEEGVLFERVKRKMEKAFKHIGHSHGE, encoded by the coding sequence ATGATAATTGAAAAAGTAGTTGGGAATGTCAAAACGCAAGAAAAACAACCACATCATGTAGAACGAGTTTACTTAAGAAGTGATGATTTGCTGAAAAAAATTCAACGAGTAAAGACAGATCATGGAAACGAATTAGGTATTAGATTGAGAGATGCTAAGGAATTAATGGATGGAGATATCTTATTTCAGAACGAAAAAAACGCAATAATCATTAGTGTCATTGAGGATGATGTTATTGTGATAAAGCCAAAAAGTATCAATCAAATGGGAGACATTGCACATCAATTGGGAAATCGTCATCTTCCAGCTCAATTTAATGGAGATGAGATGATTGTTCAATATGACTATCTAGTAGAAAAATTACTAGAAGAGGAAGGGGTTTTATTTGAAAGGGTAAAGAGGAAGATGGAGAAGGCCTTTAAGCACATTGGTCATTCACATGGCGAATAA
- the ureG gene encoding urease accessory protein UreG, with protein MKEPIRIGIGGPVGAGKTLLVDKLTRVLMKELEVAVITNDIYTKEDAQFLMKNGALPEDRIIGVETGGCPHTAIREDASMNFDAIDELIERHPNLDLIFVESGGDNLAATFSPELVDFSIYIIDVAQGEKIPRKGGQGMIKSDLFIINKTDLAPYVGANLEVMRKDTLASRGDRPFFFTNLKSGSGVNDVVEWIRREAFLVGLEA; from the coding sequence ATGAAAGAACCAATACGAATTGGTATCGGAGGCCCTGTTGGAGCAGGTAAAACATTATTAGTTGATAAATTAACACGTGTGTTAATGAAAGAGTTAGAGGTTGCAGTTATTACAAATGATATTTATACAAAAGAAGATGCGCAGTTTCTAATGAAGAATGGGGCTCTACCAGAAGACCGTATAATCGGTGTAGAAACAGGTGGGTGCCCTCATACAGCTATAAGAGAAGATGCATCAATGAATTTTGATGCTATAGATGAACTTATTGAACGACATCCAAATTTAGATCTCATATTTGTTGAGAGTGGAGGGGATAACTTAGCAGCGACATTTAGTCCTGAATTGGTAGACTTTTCGATCTATATTATTGATGTGGCACAAGGTGAAAAGATTCCAAGAAAAGGAGGTCAAGGAATGATTAAATCTGATCTTTTTATTATTAATAAGACAGATCTTGCTCCTTATGTTGGTGCGAATTTAGAAGTAATGAGAAAGGATACCCTAGCTTCACGTGGGGATCGACCTTTTTTCTTTACAAATTTAAAAAGTGGTTCGGGTGTAAATGATGTTGTGGAGTGGATTCGAAGGGAAGCTTTCTTAGTTGGTTTGGAGGCGTAA